In Paenibacillus sp. G2S3, a single window of DNA contains:
- a CDS encoding FtsW/RodA/SpoVE family cell cycle protein yields the protein MLQKIKKIDGAIVVVLLLLMTVSIFAIYSVTHGREKLDGHHIRMMMYYAIGFIAFIGMTFLDYRILVKYALYIYLFGIGILVLVSFLGETKNNAQGWLSLPGGLSLQPAELFKLILILFLAAMLVRKNKSKLLFWRDVVPLGLLTLFPFLIVLTQNDLGNALSYIVILAGLLWIGNIKYTHALIGLVIVASSAIAGIMSYIHYHDEIKTFLNDIGRSHWIERFDPWLVPDKATAKALYHTKNAKLAIASGGMSGEGYMNGSSVQTDRVPYTYSDSIFVQIAEEFGFVGSAFVLLLYFILIHRMILIALESRDRAGPFLIVGIVAMMLYQIFENIGAFIGLMPLTGITLPFISFGGTSLLINMASIGLVMSVRLHGQDVEEDLPKPTPYAAAKQV from the coding sequence GTGCTTCAGAAGATTAAAAAAATTGACGGTGCTATCGTAGTCGTTCTGTTATTACTCATGACTGTCAGCATCTTCGCCATATATAGTGTGACTCATGGAAGAGAAAAGCTGGACGGACATCATATCCGTATGATGATGTATTATGCAATTGGCTTTATTGCTTTTATTGGAATGACCTTTTTGGATTACAGAATTTTAGTGAAATACGCGCTATATATTTATCTATTTGGGATAGGTATCCTGGTTCTCGTCAGCTTTTTGGGCGAGACCAAAAATAATGCCCAAGGCTGGCTGTCTCTCCCTGGAGGACTAAGCCTTCAGCCTGCCGAGCTATTCAAGCTAATATTGATTCTATTTCTGGCCGCGATGCTTGTTCGTAAGAATAAGAGTAAACTCTTGTTTTGGCGGGATGTTGTGCCGCTCGGTCTCTTGACCTTATTTCCGTTTCTTATTGTCCTTACACAGAATGACCTTGGGAACGCTTTGTCTTACATTGTGATTCTTGCGGGTCTGTTATGGATCGGCAACATTAAGTACACTCACGCATTAATCGGGCTTGTAATTGTAGCAAGCTCTGCAATTGCCGGAATTATGAGCTATATCCATTATCATGATGAAATTAAAACGTTCCTTAATGATATTGGCCGCTCACACTGGATCGAACGTTTCGATCCTTGGCTTGTGCCGGACAAAGCAACAGCGAAAGCTCTTTATCACACTAAAAACGCCAAGCTCGCGATTGCCTCAGGTGGGATGAGTGGCGAGGGCTATATGAACGGTAGTTCTGTTCAGACGGATCGAGTGCCTTATACGTATTCAGACTCTATTTTTGTGCAGATTGCCGAGGAATTTGGATTCGTAGGTTCCGCATTTGTACTGCTACTGTATTTTATCCTGATTCACCGAATGATTCTGATTGCATTGGAATCTAGAGATCGAGCAGGTCCGTTTCTGATCGTCGGCATTGTCGCGATGATGCTGTATCAGATTTTTGAGAATATCGGCGCGTTTATTGGTTTGATGCCTTTGACAGGTATCACGTTACCTTTCATCAGCTTTGGGGGTACATCCCTGCTTATTAACATGGCCAGCATTGGGCTGGTAATGAGTGTGCGTCTGCATGGTCAAGATGTAGAGGAAGATTTGCCTAAGCCTACTCCTTATGCAGCCGCCAAGCAGGTATAA
- the prmC gene encoding peptide chain release factor N(5)-glutamine methyltransferase, whose translation MDNNALNDGVFVMSEVKSIREAFAEASSFLSQSGCNEPQRSAQLLLEHALGLSGAAYYMALADPFPAAIKESWEAGVTRRSKGEPVQYIIGEQEFYGRPFEVTPDVLIPRPETELLVEAILRYGAELWPDGTVAPSEAAQEEGAASLAAAQDRAGGAESGRAVRPLTAVDIGAGSGAISVTLAAEAPAWRVCAGDISPAALAVAERNALRNGTAVDFRLGDLLEPFAGMETDILVSNPPYIPGEDIAGLQREVRDHEPRTALDGGADGLDPYRRMMDQLALLPAPPRLIGFELGFGQAEQVAALLEAAGHWKEIITINDLAGIPRHVLGIAR comes from the coding sequence ATGGATAATAATGCTTTGAACGATGGCGTATTTGTCATGTCGGAAGTGAAAAGCATCCGGGAAGCCTTTGCGGAGGCTTCTTCTTTTTTGAGCCAGAGCGGTTGTAATGAACCGCAGCGTAGTGCGCAACTACTGCTTGAGCATGCGCTTGGCTTATCCGGAGCGGCGTATTATATGGCGCTGGCGGATCCTTTTCCAGCTGCGATCAAGGAATCGTGGGAGGCGGGGGTTACCCGCCGGAGTAAGGGTGAGCCGGTGCAATATATCATCGGCGAGCAAGAATTCTATGGGCGTCCCTTTGAAGTGACGCCTGATGTGCTTATTCCACGACCGGAGACGGAGCTGCTCGTCGAGGCGATTTTACGGTACGGCGCGGAGCTATGGCCGGACGGCACGGTTGCGCCGAGTGAAGCGGCGCAGGAAGAAGGCGCTGCTTCGTTAGCAGCAGCGCAAGATCGTGCGGGCGGCGCGGAAAGTGGACGCGCCGTACGGCCGCTGACCGCCGTCGACATCGGCGCCGGCAGCGGAGCGATCTCCGTCACGCTGGCGGCGGAAGCGCCGGCGTGGCGGGTCTGCGCCGGCGACATTTCGCCGGCGGCCTTGGCTGTGGCCGAGCGCAATGCCTTGCGCAATGGCACAGCTGTGGATTTTCGGCTCGGCGATCTGCTCGAGCCGTTCGCGGGAATGGAGACGGATATTCTCGTCTCCAACCCGCCGTACATCCCCGGCGAGGATATCGCCGGGCTACAGCGTGAGGTGCGCGACCATGAGCCGCGCACTGCGCTGGATGGTGGGGCGGATGGGCTGGACCCGTACCGCCGCATGATGGATCAGCTCGCGCTGCTTCCCGCACCGCCGCGCCTGATTGGCTTTGAACTCGGCTTCGGACAAGCCGAGCAAGTGGCCGCGCTACTTGAAGCGGCGGGCCATTGGAAAGAGATCATCACCATTAATGATCTGGCTGGAATTCCGCGTCATGTGCTAGGTATAGCGCGATAA
- the prfA gene encoding peptide chain release factor 1 has protein sequence MLDRLQSLADRYEKLSELLCDPDVANDSKKLRDYSKEQSDLQPAFEAYTEYKNVMEELEAAKQMQGEKLDDEMKEMVKMEIDDLSKRQVELEEQIRVLLLPKDPNDDKNVIVEIRGAAGGDEAALFASDLYRMYTRFADSQGWRVELMDVNASDLGGFKEVIFLINGRGAYSKLKYESGAHRVQRIPATESGGRIHTSTSTVSVMPEAEAFEIEIHDKDIRVDTFCSSGAGGQSVNTTKSAVRVTHVPTGIVATCQDGKSQNSNKEKALQVLRARISDMKRQEEEAKYAGERKSKVGTGDRSERIRTYNFPQSRVTDHRIGLTLHRLEQVMNGEITEIISALSIAEQADLMDSMDNG, from the coding sequence TTGTTGGACCGATTGCAATCCCTGGCGGACCGCTATGAGAAGCTCAGTGAACTGCTTTGTGATCCGGATGTTGCAAACGACAGTAAGAAACTGAGGGATTATTCCAAAGAACAATCAGACCTACAGCCTGCTTTTGAGGCGTATACTGAATATAAGAATGTAATGGAAGAGCTTGAAGCCGCTAAACAAATGCAAGGCGAAAAGCTTGATGATGAGATGAAGGAAATGGTCAAGATGGAAATTGACGACCTTTCCAAACGTCAGGTAGAGCTGGAAGAGCAAATCCGTGTATTGCTGTTGCCTAAAGACCCGAATGATGATAAGAACGTAATCGTCGAAATTCGTGGTGCAGCGGGCGGAGATGAAGCGGCATTGTTCGCTTCCGACCTTTACCGGATGTACACCCGGTTTGCGGATTCACAAGGCTGGCGCGTGGAGTTAATGGATGTCAACGCGAGTGACCTTGGTGGATTTAAAGAGGTCATCTTCCTTATTAACGGCCGTGGTGCATACAGTAAGCTGAAATACGAAAGTGGTGCGCATCGCGTACAACGTATCCCAGCGACTGAATCTGGTGGACGTATTCATACCTCTACTTCTACAGTATCGGTGATGCCCGAAGCTGAGGCCTTTGAAATTGAAATCCATGATAAAGATATTCGTGTGGATACCTTCTGTTCAAGTGGTGCAGGCGGACAGTCTGTAAATACGACCAAGTCTGCAGTACGTGTAACTCATGTACCTACGGGCATTGTTGCTACTTGTCAGGATGGTAAGTCACAGAACTCCAATAAGGAAAAAGCGCTACAAGTGCTTCGTGCCCGTATCTCTGATATGAAACGGCAGGAAGAAGAAGCGAAGTATGCTGGTGAACGGAAGAGCAAAGTAGGTACGGGTGATCGTAGTGAGCGTATCCGGACGTATAACTTCCCGCAGAGCCGGGTTACAGATCATCGTATTGGCTTGACACTGCACCGTTTGGAGCAGGTTATGAACGGAGAAATCACTGAAATTATTTCGGCTCTTTCAATTGCTGAACAAGCTGATTTGATGGATAGTATGGACAATGGATAA
- the ychF gene encoding redox-regulated ATPase YchF, which produces MALKAGIVGLPNVGKSTLFNAITQAGAESANYPFCTIDPNVGVVEVPDERLDKLTELVQPNKTVPTAFEFVDIAGLVRGASKGEGLGNKFLAHIREVDAIVHVVRCFEDENVTHVDGKVNPISDIQTINLELILADIESIEKRIERSRKNIKGGDKKYAQEVELLERVKEVLYEDKPARSIELSDDEKLIIRDLHLLTLKPVLYAANVSEEEVASAENNPYVQQVREFAATEGAEVVPISAKVEAEIAELEGEDKAMFLEELGLEESGLNRLIKAAYKLLGLYTYFTAGVQEVRAWTIRKGTKAPGAAGVIHTDFERGFIRAEVVAYADLVAAGSMNGAKERGQLRLEGKEYLVQDGDVMHFRFNV; this is translated from the coding sequence ATGGCTTTGAAAGCTGGAATCGTCGGTCTTCCTAACGTAGGAAAATCCACATTGTTTAATGCAATAACGCAAGCGGGAGCAGAATCCGCAAACTACCCTTTTTGCACGATTGATCCTAACGTTGGTGTCGTTGAAGTTCCGGACGAACGTCTTGATAAACTGACTGAGCTGGTACAGCCTAACAAGACCGTACCTACTGCTTTTGAATTCGTTGATATCGCTGGTCTTGTGCGCGGTGCAAGTAAAGGTGAGGGACTAGGCAACAAGTTCCTGGCTCATATTCGTGAAGTGGATGCTATCGTTCATGTGGTTCGCTGCTTTGAAGATGAGAACGTTACCCACGTGGATGGTAAAGTAAATCCGATCAGCGATATTCAGACCATTAATTTGGAGCTGATTCTTGCTGACATTGAGAGCATTGAGAAGCGGATTGAGCGTTCCCGTAAGAACATCAAAGGCGGCGACAAGAAATACGCTCAAGAAGTTGAACTGCTAGAACGTGTCAAAGAAGTGCTCTACGAAGATAAACCTGCACGTAGTATAGAATTGTCCGATGACGAGAAGCTTATTATCCGTGATCTTCATTTGTTAACATTGAAGCCAGTGCTGTATGCAGCGAATGTAAGTGAAGAGGAAGTAGCAAGTGCTGAGAATAATCCTTATGTGCAGCAAGTGCGTGAATTTGCAGCAACTGAAGGTGCTGAAGTTGTTCCGATCAGTGCTAAAGTAGAAGCTGAAATTGCCGAGCTTGAGGGCGAAGATAAAGCGATGTTCCTAGAAGAACTTGGGCTAGAAGAATCTGGTTTGAACCGTTTGATCAAAGCGGCTTACAAGCTGCTAGGCTTGTATACGTATTTCACGGCAGGCGTTCAGGAAGTTCGTGCGTGGACCATTCGTAAGGGAACTAAAGCACCCGGCGCTGCTGGTGTAATTCATACGGACTTCGAGCGTGGATTTATCCGTGCTGAGGTAGTGGCTTACGCAGATCTTGTGGCAGCAGGCTCTATGAATGGTGCGAAAGAACGTGGCCAATTGCGTCTTGAAGGTAAAGAATATTTGGTGCAAGACGGCGACGTTATGCATTTCCGTTTCAACGTTTAA
- a CDS encoding S41 family peptidase: protein MRPRFVLSVVISATAILLVVSCNSGDLPGKKQSESEQVQASPDAPVASSKVAEELPEAAVSPLTVEQRLEDFDYMWKIIEENYPFLEVNKRLNGEDWLANKEEYRNKIAAVKTDDEFLGEMTFVLSRLNNGHTNFISKDEYPWYLNTYVQAGFGYEPWINVFQQPNVLARYNQKPLNEQTSSDEISKNNNMVEEEGVRKETSGNVEKVIIEPDQIAYLGMRSFGGHLMEMDSAEIRDFFKQVKDFKTLILDIRGNGGGSSDYWRIHIVPQLINKPITYNTYSLYRGDKYADAFMQSRRLTEGLQPIANIKDEELPKIPPEATTMFKNYNKNVDIVTPYHSVGFKGEIYLLLDSAVYSSAEGFAAFAKGTGFATVVGGRTGGDGLGTDPLLAALPNSGYVFRFSLQMGLNSDGSCNEEVKTVPDIEVDPDTSKPLLDQPAVQKVLQLAKSH, encoded by the coding sequence GTGAGACCAAGGTTTGTATTGTCGGTGGTTATATCTGCAACTGCAATACTGTTAGTGGTTAGTTGCAACAGTGGGGATTTGCCAGGGAAAAAGCAATCTGAGTCGGAGCAAGTTCAGGCAAGTCCGGATGCGCCGGTAGCCTCTTCAAAGGTAGCGGAAGAACTGCCAGAAGCAGCGGTGTCTCCATTGACAGTGGAGCAGAGACTAGAGGATTTTGATTACATGTGGAAGATTATTGAGGAGAACTATCCTTTCCTAGAGGTAAATAAGCGTCTAAATGGAGAGGATTGGCTTGCGAACAAAGAGGAGTACCGCAATAAAATTGCAGCAGTGAAGACAGATGATGAGTTTTTGGGGGAAATGACATTCGTACTTAGCAGATTAAATAATGGGCATACGAATTTTATATCTAAGGATGAATATCCATGGTATCTAAACACCTATGTTCAGGCAGGTTTTGGCTATGAGCCTTGGATCAACGTGTTTCAACAGCCAAATGTGTTGGCTCGATATAACCAGAAACCTTTAAATGAGCAGACAAGTTCTGATGAAATTAGTAAGAATAACAATATGGTGGAAGAGGAAGGGGTAAGAAAAGAGACGTCGGGAAATGTAGAGAAGGTCATTATAGAGCCTGATCAAATAGCGTATCTAGGCATGCGAAGCTTTGGTGGCCATCTCATGGAGATGGACAGTGCCGAGATCAGAGATTTTTTTAAACAGGTAAAGGACTTCAAAACTCTAATCCTAGATATTCGTGGAAATGGGGGAGGGAGTAGTGATTACTGGCGCATTCACATAGTTCCTCAGTTGATTAATAAGCCTATTACTTATAATACATATTCTCTTTATAGGGGAGACAAATATGCCGACGCCTTTATGCAGTCACGCCGGCTGACAGAAGGTTTACAACCTATTGCCAACATTAAAGACGAAGAGCTGCCCAAAATACCACCAGAAGCAACAACAATGTTTAAAAACTATAACAAAAATGTTGATATCGTAACCCCTTATCATTCTGTTGGCTTCAAGGGGGAAATCTATTTGCTGTTAGACAGTGCTGTATATTCATCCGCGGAAGGATTCGCCGCATTCGCCAAAGGTACCGGGTTTGCTACGGTTGTAGGCGGAAGAACAGGGGGTGACGGTCTGGGGACAGATCCGCTTTTAGCTGCATTGCCGAATAGTGGTTATGTATTTAGGTTTTCCCTCCAGATGGGTCTTAACTCTGATGGAAGCTGTAATGAGGAAGTTAAGACGGTGCCTGATATTGAGGTTGATCCTGATACTTCTAAGCCCCTATTGGATCAGCCGGCGGTGCAAAAGGTATTGCAACTTGCCAAATCCCATTGA
- a CDS encoding GNAT family N-acetyltransferase has protein sequence MMIKLVHMDESAFQFFLGQATRDYAEDKIKAGAWDPDIAMKLSEEAITQSLPKGLNTDGAYLYSIVEISSDSQVGYIWFNVSEGRSGREAFIYDFYIFEPYQSKGYGKQAMIALDEEAREMNVTKIGLHVFGQNNRAFELYKKMGYTVTDITMSKDL, from the coding sequence ATGATGATTAAATTGGTTCATATGGATGAGTCTGCCTTTCAATTTTTCTTAGGTCAAGCTACTCGTGACTACGCTGAAGATAAAATTAAAGCCGGCGCTTGGGATCCTGACATCGCGATGAAGCTCTCTGAGGAAGCTATAACACAGTCTCTGCCCAAAGGGTTGAACACAGATGGCGCTTATCTATACTCTATAGTAGAGATTAGTAGTGACAGCCAGGTGGGATATATCTGGTTTAATGTAAGTGAAGGTCGCAGTGGTCGAGAGGCTTTCATTTATGATTTCTACATTTTTGAACCGTATCAGAGCAAAGGTTACGGCAAGCAGGCTATGATCGCACTTGATGAAGAAGCCCGTGAGATGAACGTCACCAAAATCGGGTTACATGTCTTCGGTCAGAACAATCGTGCATTTGAGCTGTATAAAAAAATGGGATATACCGTAACCGACATTACGATGTCTAAAGATCTATAA
- the fni gene encoding type 2 isopentenyl-diphosphate Delta-isomerase — translation MNHTPEEAVPYDANRQSGADHGNDLSTVEVSDKKSLLPTSKTGERKIEHVRLCLNEEVGGVGVTTGFEHYRFRHNALPELNFDDISLQTTFLERELRTPLLISSMTGGSAATGAINARLAEAAQRRGWALGVGSVRAAVERSELTETFYVRDKAPDIPVIANIGAVQLSYGFGIEECRRAVDIAGADFLVLHLNGLQEVFQPEGNTGFVSLLSQIEKVCRALEVPVGVKEVGWGIDGDTAARLYNAGVAFVDVAGAGGTSWSQVEKFRSVDPIRRAAAEAFADWGIPTADCIAEVRAVSPKGALIGSGGLKHGVDAAKALALGADLAGFGRNLLGPAVDSEEALDAALAQVELELKIAMFGIGAPDLATLRGTSRLIRK, via the coding sequence ATGAATCATACGCCAGAAGAGGCCGTACCATATGATGCGAATAGGCAGTCTGGCGCCGATCATGGTAATGACCTATCGACTGTAGAGGTTTCAGATAAGAAGTCTTTATTGCCTACATCAAAGACGGGTGAACGCAAAATAGAACATGTACGCCTTTGTCTAAATGAGGAAGTCGGTGGCGTTGGTGTGACTACGGGTTTTGAACATTACCGATTTCGGCATAATGCTCTTCCAGAGCTGAATTTCGATGATATATCATTGCAGACTACGTTCCTGGAACGTGAACTACGTACGCCGCTGCTGATCAGCTCGATGACAGGTGGCAGTGCAGCTACCGGAGCTATTAATGCTCGACTGGCGGAGGCGGCGCAGCGTCGAGGATGGGCGTTGGGTGTTGGATCTGTACGGGCGGCGGTGGAGCGTTCAGAGTTAACCGAAACCTTTTATGTACGGGACAAAGCACCTGACATACCGGTTATTGCTAATATTGGTGCCGTACAGCTGTCCTATGGTTTCGGGATTGAGGAATGCCGCAGGGCTGTGGATATAGCTGGTGCAGACTTTCTTGTACTGCATCTCAATGGTCTTCAAGAGGTCTTTCAACCGGAAGGGAACACTGGCTTTGTGTCCTTGCTATCGCAGATAGAGAAAGTATGCCGTGCACTAGAGGTTCCTGTAGGTGTGAAAGAGGTGGGCTGGGGCATTGACGGTGATACAGCAGCACGTCTTTATAATGCAGGGGTAGCTTTTGTTGATGTGGCGGGGGCAGGTGGAACATCCTGGAGTCAGGTGGAGAAGTTCCGCAGTGTAGACCCTATACGGCGCGCAGCAGCTGAAGCTTTCGCGGACTGGGGTATTCCAACCGCAGATTGCATTGCAGAGGTACGTGCTGTCTCCCCGAAGGGGGCTTTGATTGGCAGCGGCGGCCTGAAGCATGGCGTGGATGCAGCGAAGGCATTGGCACTCGGTGCTGATTTAGCAGGCTTTGGACGCAATCTGTTAGGACCGGCAGTAGATTCTGAAGAGGCGCTAGATGCTGCACTGGCTCAGGTAGAGCTGGAGCTTAAGATAGCAATGTTTGGTATCGGAGCTCCCGATTTAGCAACTTTACGTGGGACTTCCCGTTTAATACGTAAATAA
- the crtI gene encoding phytoene desaturase family protein: MKSKAVIIGAGFGGLSCAVTLASKGWEVTVLERQQNPGGKLQRIEIDGYTFDRGPSTITMPHVFRSLYELAGASMEDYVQIYELEPRTRNIFTDGTVVDFSRDQAFMKAQIAKYSSSDALRYDDFMAEAAMLYQLSEKQFLNKLLLSWRDKLSLPLLRDLLRVRPFLSLHSLLLRYFSHPHTLAMLGRYATYVGSSPFRSPAIFAMLGYVESVEGVYGVRGGTYKLVEGLSELAQGLGVRIMTGVEVTNISVVNGVVEGVDTTRGFYEAKTVVAGGDVLTVNRMLVQENSRPSMSDRKIAAYEPSLSGFVTLAGVPRKYDALLHHTVFFPEQYELEFRDIFERKRPPEHPTVYVCHSGYSESGMAPEGSSNLFILANAPYINEACDWRTETASYGKRVLSALASHGITGLDQSDVLQHYTPQNIADDTLAHKGAIYGISSNSVGQTFFRPGNRSSDVKGLWYVGGTTHPGGGTPIVSLSGRLVGEHIASHA; this comes from the coding sequence ATGAAATCAAAGGCAGTAATCATCGGCGCGGGATTCGGTGGACTGTCCTGTGCTGTAACCTTAGCCTCGAAAGGCTGGGAGGTGACGGTGCTGGAACGCCAACAGAATCCTGGTGGCAAGCTGCAACGGATTGAAATCGATGGCTATACCTTTGACAGGGGCCCTAGCACGATAACAATGCCTCATGTATTTCGCTCACTGTATGAGCTTGCGGGTGCTTCCATGGAGGATTATGTCCAAATATATGAGCTGGAGCCGCGTACACGCAATATTTTTACGGATGGAACTGTAGTGGATTTCTCTCGCGATCAAGCGTTTATGAAGGCTCAGATTGCTAAATATAGTTCAAGTGATGCGCTCCGGTACGATGATTTTATGGCTGAAGCTGCTATGCTCTATCAACTCAGTGAGAAGCAGTTTTTAAATAAATTGCTGTTGTCCTGGCGAGATAAGCTGTCTCTTCCTCTACTACGGGATCTGCTGCGAGTCAGGCCTTTTTTAAGTTTGCATTCACTCTTATTGAGATACTTTAGCCATCCTCACACCTTAGCGATGTTAGGTCGCTACGCTACCTACGTCGGATCTTCCCCGTTTCGTTCACCAGCTATTTTCGCCATGCTTGGATATGTGGAAAGTGTAGAAGGAGTTTATGGTGTGCGGGGCGGAACTTATAAGCTGGTCGAAGGTCTTTCGGAACTGGCACAAGGCTTAGGGGTTCGCATCATGACAGGGGTTGAAGTTACGAATATTTCCGTGGTAAATGGAGTAGTCGAAGGTGTGGATACAACACGAGGCTTTTACGAGGCGAAGACGGTTGTTGCAGGAGGAGATGTGCTCACAGTTAACCGTATGCTTGTGCAGGAGAATAGCCGTCCTTCTATGAGTGATCGCAAAATCGCTGCTTATGAGCCCTCTTTATCAGGGTTTGTAACACTCGCAGGTGTTCCTCGTAAATATGATGCTCTATTACATCACACGGTGTTTTTCCCTGAGCAGTATGAGTTAGAGTTTAGAGATATTTTTGAACGCAAACGTCCTCCCGAGCATCCGACCGTTTATGTATGTCACTCTGGATACTCTGAGTCAGGCATGGCCCCTGAAGGAAGCAGTAATCTGTTTATTTTGGCTAATGCACCTTATATAAATGAGGCCTGTGATTGGCGGACAGAGACTGCTTCCTATGGTAAAAGAGTACTTTCGGCGCTTGCGAGCCATGGAATTACAGGCTTAGATCAGAGCGATGTGCTCCAACATTATACACCTCAAAATATCGCAGATGACACATTGGCTCACAAGGGCGCGATCTATGGGATTTCCTCGAACTCGGTAGGGCAGACCTTCTTCAGACCAGGCAACCGTTCAAGCGATGTTAAAGGACTCTGGTATGTAGGTGGAACTACACATCCCGGCGGTGGCACACCGATCGTCTCGTTATCGGGAAGGTTAGTCGGTGAGCATATTGCTAGCCATGCGTAG
- a CDS encoding glycosyltransferase family 2 protein — translation MILFLQIIIGCLLLQYLFALWNTAQLPKLGASKSKYNSMGTMSSSTIECNGRVSVLIPARDEADNIGDCLASVLACTSTGWDLEIIVLDDRSNDETGRIARAIGDKRVKVVTGRELPDGWLGKSYACKQLMEVASGEWLLYLDADIRLKPEALENALAMADAQEEGLITGFAYQHTGTWLEKLVVPLMTFTIICHLPIPLVRASRDPRFVAAHGGFMLVHRNSYMRCGGHAAIRSDLVDDMALARAVKKAGDQVTLADITEYAEMRMYHNASEVWKGYRKNIYAGLGRRPFILLAMLSMYTLLYVFPLAAFIFFSVTGQAAEVTWALSASLLGIAIKRISDASARQSVWLCLLISVSILCLVAIATSSWWGSRPGQGYEWKGRRYL, via the coding sequence ATGATTCTTTTTCTTCAGATCATTATTGGATGTCTCCTCCTTCAATATTTATTTGCACTGTGGAATACAGCCCAGCTACCGAAGCTTGGGGCATCAAAGTCGAAATATAACTCTATGGGTACTATGAGTTCTTCTACGATTGAATGTAATGGACGTGTGTCTGTACTGATACCTGCCCGTGATGAGGCTGACAATATAGGGGATTGTCTTGCTTCCGTATTGGCCTGTACAAGTACAGGGTGGGACTTGGAGATTATCGTTCTGGATGACCGATCCAATGACGAAACAGGTAGGATTGCCAGAGCTATAGGAGATAAGCGTGTTAAGGTTGTGACCGGAAGAGAGTTGCCGGATGGCTGGTTAGGCAAGTCTTATGCCTGCAAACAGTTGATGGAAGTCGCCTCTGGAGAGTGGCTGCTGTATCTTGATGCAGATATTCGGCTGAAGCCTGAAGCTTTGGAGAACGCTCTTGCCATGGCTGATGCTCAGGAGGAGGGCCTCATCACAGGATTTGCTTATCAGCATACTGGGACTTGGCTGGAAAAGCTTGTGGTACCTTTAATGACCTTCACGATCATTTGTCATTTGCCAATTCCCCTTGTCCGTGCTTCCCGCGATCCACGATTCGTAGCAGCGCATGGAGGATTCATGCTGGTTCACAGGAATAGTTATATGCGCTGTGGTGGTCATGCGGCGATTCGATCGGATCTCGTAGATGATATGGCCTTAGCTCGTGCGGTCAAGAAGGCTGGAGATCAGGTTACACTCGCCGATATTACGGAATATGCGGAAATGAGAATGTATCATAATGCCAGCGAGGTATGGAAAGGCTACCGCAAAAATATTTATGCTGGATTGGGCCGCCGCCCTTTTATTCTGCTGGCGATGTTAAGCATGTATACGCTCTTATATGTGTTTCCTTTAGCGGCGTTTATTTTTTTCAGTGTGACAGGTCAGGCTGCTGAGGTAACATGGGCGCTGTCGGCTAGTCTGTTAGGCATTGCTATTAAGCGGATTAGTGATGCGTCTGCCAGACAATCGGTATGGTTATGCTTGCTGATTTCTGTAAGTATCCTCTGTTTGGTAGCCATTGCGACTAGTTCTTGGTGGGGCAGTCGTCCCGGTCAAGGCTATGAATGGAAAGGAAGGCGTTACTTATGA
- a CDS encoding lysophospholipid acyltransferase family protein, which yields MLEAVKHKGFDKLFYHYNRLYLIQRHFRYVGVAGQLQPQSTGDRPILYIMNHSSWWDGLLAYHAARTMTSEEHFFMMEEEQLRKYAFFRKLGAYSINRHNTGDISASLRYTARLLRTGGRVWMFPEGEIQPLEHRPLNLKAGVGLILRLCPEAVVVPVTLYHGLFRHSKPEATLLAGSAISRPWRAMDRNSIGKELQVMLGEQLDHHRLMMVNNGGYIPEDFLPLMKQGKSTNEWFDAVRLWGRG from the coding sequence ATGTTGGAAGCCGTCAAACACAAAGGCTTTGATAAGCTGTTCTATCATTATAATCGGCTTTATTTGATTCAGAGACATTTCCGTTATGTTGGGGTCGCTGGACAATTGCAGCCACAATCTACGGGAGATAGGCCCATTCTATATATTATGAATCATAGTTCTTGGTGGGATGGATTACTGGCTTATCATGCAGCGAGAACCATGACTAGTGAAGAGCACTTTTTCATGATGGAGGAAGAGCAGCTGCGAAAGTACGCTTTTTTTCGCAAGCTCGGCGCCTATTCGATTAATCGGCATAACACCGGGGATATTAGTGCTTCGCTCCGTTATACCGCAAGGCTACTGCGTACAGGAGGCAGGGTATGGATGTTTCCCGAAGGAGAAATTCAGCCACTGGAGCATCGTCCATTAAACTTGAAAGCAGGGGTAGGGCTAATCCTCCGATTGTGTCCGGAAGCAGTTGTTGTACCTGTAACGCTGTATCATGGCTTGTTCCGGCATTCCAAACCAGAGGCGACGTTGTTGGCAGGCAGTGCTATATCTCGTCCATGGCGTGCAATGGATCGCAACAGCATCGGAAAGGAACTTCAGGTTATGCTTGGAGAACAACTGGATCACCACCGCTTGATGATGGTTAATAACGGCGGTTATATTCCGGAGGATTTTCTCCCGCTCATGAAGCAGGGGAAATCTACTAATGAATGGTTCGATGCTGTGCGACTATGGGGTAGAGGATGA